A genomic segment from Gavia stellata isolate bGavSte3 chromosome 6, bGavSte3.hap2, whole genome shotgun sequence encodes:
- the AGR2 gene encoding anterior gradient protein 2 homolog, producing the protein MEKSYMSMFLLLVAISCALAKDVGKKETKETTAKPKLPQTLSRGWGDQLIWTQTYEEALFRSKHSNKPLMIIHHLDDCPHSQALKKVFAEHKDIQKLAEKFILLNLVYETTDKNLSPDGQYVPRILFIDPSLTVRADITGRYSNRLYAYEPSDISLLYSNMQKALKLLKTEL; encoded by the exons ATGGAGAAGAGTTACATGTCCATGTTCCTGCTGCTCGTTGCCATCTCCTGTGCTCTGGCAAAGGATGTGGGCAAGAAGGAGACAAAGGAGACTACTGCTAAACCAAAACTGCCTCAGACACTCTCCAGAG GCTGGGGAGACCAGCTCATCTGGACGCAGACGTACGAGGAAGCCCTCTTCCGCTCCAAGCACAG CAACAAACCCCTGATGATTATCCACCACTTGGACGACTGCCCGCACAGCCAAG CCCTCAAGAAGGTCTTTGCTGAACATAAAGATATACAGAAATTGGCTGAAAAATTCATTCTCCTGAACCTTGTG tATGAAACCACAGATAAGAACCTTTCACCTGATGGCCAGTATGTCCCTCGGATTTTGTTCATAG ATCCTTCCCTGACTGTGAGAGCAGATATTACTGGAAGATACTCAAACCGTCTCTATGCATATGAGCCCTCTGACATTTCACTGT TGTATTCAAATATGCAGAAAGCGCTGAAGCTCCTGAAGACGGAACTgtga
- the TSPAN13 gene encoding tetraspanin-13 codes for MVCGGFACSKNCLCALNLLYTLVSLLLIGIAAWGIGFGLISSFRVVGVAIAVGIFLFLIALVGLIGAVKHHQVLLFFYMIILLLVFIVQFSVSCACLALNKEQQSQLLEVGWNNTNSARTDIERNLNCCGFRVFDLNETCSSDCFRSHQCQPCAPIIEEYSGMVLRFVGGIGLFFSFTEILGVWLTYRYRNQKDPRANPSAFL; via the exons ctgGTAAGCCTTCTGCTGATTGGAATTGCGGCATGGGGAATTGGCTTCGGCCTCATCTCTAGTTTCAGAGTTGTTGGAGTTGCAATTGCAGTAGGAATCTTCCTCTTCCTTATTGCTTTAGTCGGATTGATTGGTGCGGTGAAACATCATCAAGTATTGCTCTTCTTT TACATGATTATTCTTTTGCTAGTCTTTATTGTCCAGTTTTCAGTCTCCTGTGCCTGTTTGGCACTAAACAAGGAACAGCAG AGTCAACTTCTAGAGGTGGGATGGAATAACACTAACAGTGCAAGAACAGATATTGAGAGAAATCTGAATTGTTGTGGATTCAGAGTTTTTGATCTGAATGAAACCTGCTCCTCT GATTGTTTTAGAAGTCACCAGTGTCAACCATGTGCACCGATAATAGAAGAATATTCTGGAATGGTGCTGAGATTTGTTGGAGGCATAGGACTCTTCTTCAGTTTCACAGAG attctGGGAGTCTGGCTGACATATAGATACAGGAACCAAAAGGATCCCCGTGCAAACCCTAGTGCATTTCTTTGA